AGTTTGTTGCTTGCGGAGGTGAAGTTATAACCAAAGATGTCCCAGTAAACGAACGGATTCGGGTGCGTCAGGTACGCCTGATTGACGAGAACGGCACACAAGTAGGGGTCGTGGATACCCGCGAAGCCCTGCGTATGGCCAAAGAGCGCGAGTACGACCTGGTTCTGGTCTCGCCTAATGCGGTTCCTCCGGTCGCCAAGCTGCTCGACTACGGCAAGTGGCGCTACGAGCAGCAGCAGGCCGAAAAAGAAGCCCGCAAAAAGGCCAAGCGCACCGAACTCAAGAGCATGAAGCTCCGCCCCAAAATTGAAGCCCACGACTACAACACCAAGGTTGGGCACATCAGGCGCTTCCTCGAGGAAGGGCATAAGGTCAAGGTCACCATCATGTTCCGTGGGCGTGAGATGGCCCACCAGGAGCTTGGGTACAAGCTATTAGAGCGAATTGCCAAGGATTTGGAGGGCGTTGGTTTTGTGGAGATGCGCCCGGAAATGCTGGGCCGCGACATGAACATGGTGATGGCCCCAGGCTCCAAACCATCAGCTCAAGTGGCTCCTTCTGCATCGCCTGGCAGCCCCGCCTAGCACCTCCAAATAGTCTTCAAAGTGCGGGAGAGTCCTGCCCAAAGAGGCCTTTAACTGGTTAATTGGGGCCTGTTGCAGCGCACACTGCCCCACCTGCAAGCTGCTAGGGGCGGTATGTGTTGCATTGCGTGCAAGGTACAACCCAAAGGGCTAGGGCAGGTACCAATGCAGGCGTTTCTCAACGACACAGTACTCGGCGTGGGGTCTGATACTACTGGTCTGGTAATCTGATGTACTTCAC
This genomic stretch from Meiothermus sp. harbors:
- the infC gene encoding translation initiation factor IF-3 — protein: MTKDVPVNERIRVRQVRLIDENGTQVGVVDTREALRMAKEREYDLVLVSPNAVPPVAKLLDYGKWRYEQQQAEKEARKKAKRTELKSMKLRPKIEAHDYNTKVGHIRRFLEEGHKVKVTIMFRGREMAHQELGYKLLERIAKDLEGVGFVEMRPEMLGRDMNMVMAPGSKPSAQVAPSASPGSPA